gccgtcatcgccttacatttttttaaagtttgggtgctaagccctaaactaggagtccatggaccaaaaaaagagggagtattcccatttggtccagtccagcatcaagttgatgcggacttaggaccccacaattctcaaaaaaaaatattatcagcTCTGggcaagctttggtcaataaaatttggcggatttgcgctcaatataattcgcagtcatgttatgttctgcgaattatataaaggagcacttatcatctgcgaaccgcttcggttacgctgctcccgggacagaggtgaggcggcgtctgaggatttgcctctgccctggtaaggaaCCGGAAACCCTTCTCGCCTTACATTTTTTCCAATTCTTGGCTAGCCCATTCATAAGAGTGTTCACCAGGGTTATGTTTGGTATCACTGCCCTGGAGCTGGTCACGAATGACATCGCATTCCCtacattatatatttttaaccTATTATTAAGGATAATTTCAAGTACCACTCAATTCTTCGATTGGTTTCGCTACTTCTCCAGATCGCTTGATAGGCACTCAAAAGGGGTTGCGCTATCCTCTCGGGGAATTTCACCAATCCAACGAGTAATTTCGGTTGGACTCGGACGTCGTCTGCTAGGAGGTAGCCCGATCCCACCTACCCCGTGAGAAGTTCTTCTTCGTCCTCCGTCTTACTTCTAAAGGCTCTCCACAACCAACCGTGTTAAGATCTTTATTCTGAGCAATTATTAGATCCCCCTCGCTGCGGCTTTGAGGAGATGAACCGTCATCAtgtgtgcccctggtatatcGTCCCCAGCACATGCTGATAATTTGTGGTCCGAAGCCTTTCCACCGTGTCCCTCGTCGCCCAGCCTATCAATAAGGACCTGGTCAAAAGCGTATGTTGGTGAACAGGAGCTCTGCACTCTTTGCACTTCTGCTCCACGATAAGGTCTTCGATAATTACTTGCTCCTCACAATTAATTGGTTCCCTTGGATATAACTTCAGCAGTATGGCCTTCACCGTATTAGCATAGCTAACGCCAAGTCTCTTGGCTCCTACCTTCAGCCCTAACCTACCCGGGATttattttctcttttgcttggatTTGGATTTCCTGAAACCATTCCCCTCTTGTGGGCGGATCTCCGCTACTCCCTTCTTCTTTGGTTCTGCTGTTGCAGGCCCAAGGccccttctggtttcaggccttcctccagatagcgcagataccagTTAGCGCCGAGCTACTGGGGCCTGTTTCCCTCCTGAAATCAGATACGATGACCCCTTTGCTGGTCCCTTCTGATAAAGAACCTTAGTCCACTCTCTGAGCTTCAAACTCCCAATTCATtccctttcttaatgtgtaaccGACTTACGACCACTTCtgccttctaatcaacacgtTTGCGGGTATTTAACCTATGCTACAACGTAGCGACAGAGCACTCCGATGGCAGGACGAAAGCAAATATTGACCAAAGCTTAGAGTTTTCAAGTGTTAGTCGGGGTCACTTGCAATGTGTTGCTCCCTTATAACATCCAAGAGGGAAAACTGACGCGGAACGACCTAAACTTGAGATAGCTCCAGTAGCATTTACGCTTTCAGCAGATAAGAAAGTAAATAAGGAAACATATTGAAatggattttaaatttttatattttttattaattttctttgttgcttCTCGAACAgataatttcaataataaataatttcggTTTCGACTACAAACAGTATTTTTTGCAATATTTACGTGGGTACTAACTTATGATAAGaactatttaaaaatattgcaaaactTAGCCTAATAAATtcttgaaaatatatatttttggggtttcttcgatttctttttaaaaaacagTAGTACATGCGAGATCCATTAAATGATTTTTGGGTAATGAATTCATTCAAAGACGATAAAAAATGATTAtattttatgtatgtatattgatGTTAGGTAAAATTTAACTTTAGCATAGTTATACGTGATAAGGTCGTTGTTTAGACGTTGATGTAGTTGTGATTTTCGTTGTTCTCTAAATGCGCATTTCCGTTTTCGACTTTATTTTGATTTGGCAGTTCGGCAACCGTCGAACCATTTAAATTTTGATATTCATTAGTATCTGGTTTTTGATTCTCCAGATTTCGATATTCACCAATTCCTGGCAAACGCAGTCCATTCTTTAAAACTTTTGGTGAGGTTGGTGGGCTCCTGAAAGAACTGCAACATGTTGTCGATTCATTTTTGCTCCGCTGCTGAATTTGACTATAAATTGCATCCTTATTATTTTGTACTTTGATTGGTTGGACAGTGGCACCAACGCTTTCGTTTGGtgtttctttggtttcaacAATGGTATTCAGTTGACTACTAAACGGAGACGATTGGTCACTACAGTGACTCTCAGTCGGTGAGGGAAAAACGGGGATATTCGATGGGAATAAAATATAATGCTCAGATTGGTTTGTGGGTGTTGTAGTTCGACTGTTACTTGTAAAGATTAGACGATCTTTTTCTTCGACCGGAGTTGGTGTAGAGGCGGGGGTTAGAACTGGTCTCGGAGCAGGCGGGACTAGATAGTTATCTAAAAGACTTCCAGGATTGCCCAGTCTGCAATTATATATTTGTCTGCGATCTTCATGATCGGAATGCGTTCCACTATCTCCTAAGCTTGTTCCACTGCAGGCGCTTCCCGTGCTCATTCGTCCTGATGATGATAGGCTAGAAAGACTCTGCATACTCAGACTACTTGTCGGTCTTTGACTTGATGATTGAAATGAAGTGACGGAAGTTTTCATTTCATCCACTTCCTCAGTTTGAACAGGTTTGCTTGGTTTGTTGCGAGAGAATAGCTTCTTCACTCTTTCAAAGGGGGTAGGTCGCTTCAATCGTTCCTTCAACTGCTCTTGTATGCGGTCATATTCCTCACGCATTCTTTCGATTTGTTCCTGTTTTTCTTTGAAACTTTGCTTAACATCGTTACGGTTCTTCCATTTTTCCACAAGTTGCTCAACTTCACGGATCGTTAAAACGTTGTTTTTAAAGTCGTACATTATCTCAGCCAACTCATCGTCAGCATTACCCTTCGATGCATCACTGCCAGTTCGTTTTAGAGTTCCATTGTTTATTTTCAAAGGTTCAGGTTTTTTCTTCTCAAAGACAAGTTTGAAGTGCGAGTCAGATTCATCTGATCTTCGGTTTAGGTCATGATTTTGTACCGAACCGTTTATATAGTTATTGGTTTCAATTGGACGGTTCGAGGGTTGAGTCAAATAGTAACTGCTTTGTTGTTGAATTGGCGCCACGGACTCTGGGACTGGAATATTAGATGGTTGGAGGATATAGTAAGATTGACTAGATGATTGGCCCGAGCTGCAGTTTTCCAAAACGTTCAAGCATTCAGTACTGAATTTGTCGCATTTATTGTTACTATCTTTCGACTCATAGTAAGGTGGTTCGTTGATTCGAAGCTCATTTGATACCATTTCGGtgctttcaataatttttacttgGTCTCCTTTCTTTATGTTTTCTTCGGATGTTTGCAAATTGCAACTGTCCGTGGTGTCAATGTTGATGTAGTTTAGATTCTCCACTGCTAATGTTTCGGGCATCGCCGCTGCCTCTCCTTCACTGCTACTGCTATTCATTTCCATGTATTCCGCCTGCGATTCTGCATTGCCATTCATTTGATTGGCCAACAATTTTCCTTCGACTAATTTCGGTGGTTCTGGTTTAGCATCGATAATTACCTTATTTTGTGGTGTATAGTTGATGCAACGGTGATAAATTGTCGTTAGCTCTTGCATTTGCTGCAATTTAAGTATTTTAATAAATGGCTCTGATCATCAATGTTAAGTGAAACTTACCACAAAATCTTTCAGGCTGTTAGCTAATTTTGGGAAACCTCCTTGCTCGGCCATTTCAGAAGGAGTTTTTCCCGAATAGTTTCGAATTTCACAAGCCGCATCACCCCCAGGGCACTCTAGCAACTGAATAGCTAGCCTCGATAGCCCCCATTTGGCTGCAAAATGAAGCAATGTCGGATACTCTTCAGCATCTGGAAGAATATTGGGAAAAAAATCGGTTACCAACTCAATTAAAATAAGCCGAAATATAATAACTTACTGGTATCTTTCAAGGCGGTGAtatgattttgtttttcatatggACCACCAAGCAAATGGAAGTTCGGAGGCATGTTCCTTTGGAAACATTGGAGCAAGTGCTGATCCAAAGCATCGcgatctgtagaaggcatgctcaGCGAATGGCACATAAATTCTAAAGGCGAGTCTTGACTGCGCAGAAGCTGCTCTAGCTCACGAAGCCGACTCTCACACTTTACAGGACGACTGCCCAAGTCTTGGCCATTTTTCTCAATACGTATTTCCACCATTGTCGATATTTCCATACATGTTTCTgcaaataaaaggttttataATAAGGTGCAACGCTTCTTGCTAATAGCATTGCTTACCTGGTACTGTAAACTGCAGAGTGTATGGATTCCTCCGCTTAAAAGTCATTACGTCAATAACCTCGCCACCCTTAACTATCGTTATCTTAATCCAATCGTCTTTGGTTAGAGGGTCAGTGAGTAAGGCCAGAATTTTGTTTTGACCAATTTTAACTTTTCGTGGAGTAACTGTGAATGCTTCTCCATTACCAGCTGCTTTAAGCGGCTGTCCTGCACTTTCCTGGCACGGTGGCCTTTGACATAATGCTCGGCCCAAAATATCAGTGGCGATTCCCAAAATATTGCCAATAAGTGATTGATCGTTCGTTGTTACTTCGCATTTACGCCATTTCCGAAAGTAAGGGAAGGCTGTAAAGAATGTAAAATTGGTCTTCAAAACTTCAGAGGGATCTTGTCTTTCTTTACATACCTTCTTTATGTGTCTCTAAGACCTTGTTCATAGACACTTCGATAAGGATTGCTAGCACTTTCTCAATATTCAAAATGACCGACAATTGACTCGAGAGAACAGTTTGTGATAATGCCATTAATGCGGGGCATATAATAACGATTTGAAGAGGTGTCGTCTGACATGTTTGTATTAAGCTGGGTGTAAGGGTTCCATCATCAATTTTGATATGAAGAAAACTGAAAAGTCATTCATTCATTAGCTTAAAAATCCAGATATGTTACAATGTTTGATTTTGAACTTACTTGAAGGGCTTACGACCACGTTGCTTTGTGATTTTGTCGAATCGTGTTTTCAAGAAGTTTGCCCAAAGGATGGCGCGCTCGCTGTGTTTCGCGGTGATTATTAAAATATCATCCATGTTTGTATTTTGGCAGTTATCTGGAAAGAaagtatttttattaaattgtttGCTTTGTattgatttttgattatttttcattgaattatTTTACATTTCATGTAAACAATCATAAAACAAATTAATGAATGCTTCGAAATAGGCAATTAAATTTGAATGGAAATAACAGAAAAATAACACTGCAACTAAACTTAAACTTAACTGAAATAACCAGGAATCGCTGACTACTTTCCCTTTGTAAAAAATTGAATGTCCTATATTACCGAGTATAATCCGAACAGTTCAGAAGTAAGAACCGATTATGAGCGCTATTTACAAGTAGCGAAAGTCCTGAGGGTTTAGTGTGAATTCTTACAATGTAAGTACAACCTTACAGCGCTCTTTGGACAAGATTTAATTTGGGGACTAAAATGAGAGCTGCGTAGTTACTGCTATACAAGCGAATACGAAGCTTATTTAGTAACTccataaaaattataaagcgtAACTCTACGCAGTAAGCCCAGAACGAGCTGTGCCCGCGATACGCGTGTGAGGATATCCACTATGAAACTCTTACATGAGAGCCCACCGTATATAATCAGGCCGCAAGCTCACTAACGAGGCCATTGCGACTACCATGGTACAAAATAGCCTCCTTTGAAGCTTTGTGGTAAGGATGATCTTAGGTAGATCCTTGCAGACTTGTGTCGTGATTACTGCACTCCCAAAGTTGGAAAAATAGCTATACTGTCACATATTTCTAGGAATTCATTTAAAGAAGACACTGACGTTGAGGGCaaataattattcaattatcCAAACGGAACATCTGAGGGTATGTTTTCAGATTCAGCCGcgtgtatttctaaattttcttgtttttgtaCAAAGTGGTGCAACCTTGAAATGGCCATGGCCCGAAAATAAAGGATGGCTCTTACTGTATATCTCAAGCGCTCTACTATCAATGAAAGtctctttcttcatgaaattcaCGAGAAAACATTGAACCTAACGTCTCACAGATCCTTTTTGAACAATTAGTACTTGATGAGTCCGTAAGGCGAATTTTGGTCCTGCAACTTGCTCGCAAGCACTCTCTTTGTCCCTTCGTTCCGCAAACTTCACTTGCCATACGTTCCTAATATTGAAAAATGGGTCACCTAGTAGGGCAAATAATGATCGAGGAGATGGTTTCGACAGGCGATGCAACTCCGTGGTATATGTATGTGGCATATGGCAAGACTTTATCACTTGTGACAAGAAATTTAATTCAGCTTCTGCAAGCGACAATGAATGCAACGCAACCGGAGAGTCTTGTCTTCAAGCAATTGACCCATTTCGCATTTCTCTCCTTTCCTGTCGAAATCaatatcagcttcggaaagtactaatccataccttttatttgataccccacatgaccatattcagtgcaaaataattttacacccccttatGGGAAGGaactcccccttaaactcaacatagaacAATGTGCGCTGCAGGTAAGCGAATTCGTAGGTCCCatcttttcactaaatttcatatcaataagtTTAACCGGGCAGCAAGTGTGAcagcagacaaacagtaaacctattttaataaagttttgttttatacaaagtcTTAAAAATAGACGAAAAACGATTTTCAACATTTTGAACGAACTAAAAATGTCCTAAAAAATATCTTACATTGTATATTATGAAAAATTAGTAAGAAAAAAAGCATCGCCCAATGACACACAATAAAAGCGATACATAGCGTGGAAGGTTTTTGGGGATAAATTAGAGGGCCGAAAACGCAATTTTCAGATCTACAAAAAATGTTGCGTGGGATCAGTAGCATAACACAACAACAAATGAGGACATCTGCGATCAATATAGGTTCACCATCATATGTAAATTGCGAAAGAGACGTATTCGATGATGTTGTCAGGTAATCCGCACTGTGGACAAATTACCGCGATGGGTCTgcacatcaaagtcgatggtaaatgacccaAGGACCGAACAGCGAAGCCTTGATGTAATAGTTGAGAATTTAACAACCGTTCTCGATATGTTAGATGAGGACTCAAGAACCCGTCGACACTATACAGACCAGGCCCATGACTGAGGAAAGCAGCGAACTGCTTCTAGTTGAGCCAACGAGCCGAGTCGAGTCCAGCACGAGTTACGGTGCTACCGAATAAACTATTGCATATATAAATGCTGATGTGGCTGAAAACCCAAGCGTATCATTTTGATGCCATTCTCAACAGTTTTATTTCTGTCCTTCACTATGTGAAAGATTTTGGCCATTCGACCATAACATCAACAGTATGTTCAATGACTGACCGGAAAATCCACTAGAAGTTCAAGTGAACTTTAATCGTAAAGTTGCCTTCTGCGATAGGACTCGTTTCTGGCTTAGTCAATATGCAAACAAGCAGAGTTATCAATGTTTGGGAGTCAGCACATCTCATGAGATTTATGCGACACAATTACAGGAAGAAAAATTCACTGTGCTTTTTATGGCAGAAGAGTAACTGACCTACTAACAAGCCCTACAGACAAATGATTCGCGATTTTCCGGTTCTCTACATGCCAGTAAACTCGAGAACAATGATTGCTTCAGTGTATGTGGGCGATATGCCATACTTCTACCTGAACCATCAATTTATTGAGACAAACTTTTACTAACGGATCCAGGACATGTGTTTTGAGTCCTTTGGACTATTTATAGTGGAGATATTTCAAGTCGCTTATCTATGCTAATAAACCAGCTACAGTTTATTACTTTGAAGACAACTTTTGGCGCACTATTGGTGGTTAGGCCGCTATTTTGTAAAAGCTGGTGTGCTATTAAACTGACAAAATGATGTGCCTAAAATGCACTTGCGATGGGCATATgtccaaaaaaaatgtataacacTAAATGTTATGAAATTTCTAAGCAAACAAAACTCAAACATGGAATATTTGGATCTTTCGGTATTTTACTTTCGACATTTTTTGTTCACCCACCTGACCTCTCAAAAACACCATATAAATTTTATTCAGGAGATGCGGGCTCTCTTAGAAACAAAATTCTTATTATaacattttcaaatcaaattaacagcTTTCCACACCAAATTCACGTCTTTTCAAGCCAAATTCATgctttttaatgaaattagCTTTTATCTAAAGCAAATTAAGGATtgtccaaatttcaaaataaatttacaaaatgaaGTTATttcataattgaaaaaaaaaactttatatgAAAGGGACTATATTCGCACTTTCCACATATAGTTTTTCATTTAGATTACTTAATAATTTGATCCTTTGAAGTAGATTTGGAAAAtgttaaattaatttcaattgggAAATCCGGAATCCGAACATTGGACAGCGGTTGGttgatttgatttggaaaattgttaatttcacctgaaatgccgtttactttatGTAGAAATGCTATAACAGGGAGGAATCGCTCtatcaaacagaaagaattgcTCTATTAGCCGCTTCACCAGCCCCACCCATGTTTTGATTGATAATACACTATGTGGTTTTATTCACCTGTTAGGATGGAAGAGACTTTGATATTGCTTAACTGAAAGTTTCTACGCGAAATAGAGAACGCTTTAGAAATTCATCAATAAGCTGATAGGACGATGGACAACGGCAGCATATATACCATACTAGAGTTATCCAACTATTTCGACAGGACATCGCTAGCTGAACCTTGACGAAGAATATTCTAAAAGTTGTCGTCGATATGTGAAATAAATGAACCACGTATGTTGCACTAAAAGATTATGGCCTTTTCTACAAGCCACAGATCATCAAAGCAATATTTTAAGTAAGCCCGGAGATATGAAAAGAACTGCTTTGTGTGACTGAAAGTGACAAAAGCACCGTGACTTGATGGTATCCTGATTGAATTGTTGCAGTGTGAGGGATATTGTGTGGCTAATATTCTTCTCCAACCCATTTTAAAAGTTGTAACAGAAGAGAAAATACCTAACATTAGAGTGTTTGGTATGGTCGGAAAATTGGTACATTTTAGTGAACTGATGATAGTAGAAAGTGAATCGCAAGTATCGGTACGAGGCGAATCAACGCTGTGTTTTCAATCGATTCCGAACCAAAACAAGAAGGCGGCTCGTTTGTATGCGATTTAACTTAATCGTCAAGTATGGTACCCACAAGTTATCATGGAATATCCTGACAAATTGTTGTATTCACTAAATATATAAACATAGTGACCCCGCTACGAATATGGTAATTTTAGAACCTAACAAGTTACCACAAGAAAACTTCCCATTAATTCACAAAACaggaacaaaattaaaaatgtagACGAGAAGAAAGGCGACATTACAGCAAAGAGTTGACGAGCCGCTCCATGACGATCCAGAGGCTTCAGAAGATACTTAATAGCGAAAACTATAGCGCGTTTGTTACACTAAAAAGCTATTCTATAGCAAAACTTAAAGGAATTGATCAGTAGAAATCAGTAATCTCTATCTTTGAGAGAGATCATTTACAAAATAATTGCACCTAGAAAGATTTATGCCGATGCCAAAGTATTAATATATCTAGTTCTTTCAGCGCAAATCATATTTCCTAGAGAGCACCGTCAGAAGCTGGGATATTTGTTCAATTCCGAAATTATCATAAACAAGCAACTTTTCTGAAAGGCAGTTAAATAATCAGAACCATGCCTGAACCTTCTATTCTGACCTTCTGCGAAGGATACTGACTACTCGGATTTACAAAAAGGACAAACACATCTAAGCAGAAAAGGTGAAatagaatatacatatataattttggatgagatgagatttagTCACAAAAACTAGATCTCTTGCACCTGTTACTCTAAATttgcctgattttttttttttgaaaagatcAATATGctcataaaaaataatataaataaatgaagtAATGTAGACGAGCTGAGATATACCAGGTATAAATATAGCAAGTATATAATTATGCATTGGAACTGAAACAAATAAGTTGGGTTCAGATTAAACTAGAATAAAAGCGATGATAGGCAATTGGTGACGATTTTTAAAATCAAATGAGATGAAAAGTACTCGCAAACTAATCGTAGACGTGCTTATTGTAAGTTCGTAGGCAAGTAGACTGAATTAACGATGACGTAAACGATCTCAAAGATCGAACTTTCACTTACATCTACCTCTCACCAGCCTTAATAGAAAAGTGGTTCGCTGATATCACGTGGCAGGAAGAAAGGAT
The window above is part of the Hermetia illucens chromosome 3, iHerIll2.2.curated.20191125, whole genome shotgun sequence genome. Proteins encoded here:
- the LOC119651770 gene encoding uncharacterized protein LOC119651770 isoform X2, translating into MSIDNPYYFYNEKSPQTPDSNSKGFSFFKRRNSKGSSGNCSKITTPTKCRGINSATLISDASVLGSPRGSLGSLASSPLCSPTFEVHTINFNSATLRRSNFAQYRERLGSYNESVSYHDNDDVFCQPPRHQMSRTLPDKYSGTNGLRRHSAGNFSSRDHGSTCGLISDEVPKMPAPRPPAVVSTRHRKRDNCQNTNMDDILIITAKHSERAILWANFLKTRFDKITKQRGRKPFNFLHIKIDDGTLTPSLIQTCQTTPLQIVIICPALMALSQTVLSSQLSVILNIEKVLAILIEVSMNKVLETHKEAFPYFRKWRKCEVTTNDQSLIGNILGIATDILGRALCQRPPCQESAGQPLKAAGNGEAFTVTPRKVKIGQNKILALLTDPLTKDDWIKITIVKGGEVIDVMTFKRRNPYTLQFTVPETCMEISTMVEIRIEKNGQDLGSRPVKCESRLRELEQLLRSQDSPLEFMCHSLSMPSTDRDALDQHLLQCFQRNMPPNFHLLGGPYEKQNHITALKDTNAEEYPTLLHFAAKWGLSRLAIQLLECPGGDAACEIRNYSGKTPSEMAEQGGFPKLANSLKDFVQMQELTTIYHRCINYTPQNKVIIDAKPEPPKLVEGKLLANQMNGNAESQAEYMEMNSSSSEGEAAAMPETLAVENLNYINIDTTDSCNLQTSEENIKKGDQVKIIESTEMVSNELRINEPPYYESKDSNNKCDKFSTECLNVLENCSSGQSSSQSYYILQPSNIPVPESVAPIQQQSSYYLTQPSNRPIETNNYINGSVQNHDLNRRSDESDSHFKLVFEKKKPEPLKINNGTLKRTGSDASKGNADDELAEIMYDFKNNVLTIREVEQLVEKWKNRNDVKQSFKEKQEQIERMREEYDRIQEQLKERLKRPTPFERVKKLFSRNKPSKPVQTEEVDEMKTSVTSFQSSSQRPTSSLSMQSLSSLSSSGRMSTGSACSGTSLGDSGTHSDHEDRRQIYNCRLGNPGSLLDNYLVPPAPRPVLTPASTPTPVEEKDRLIFTSNSRTTTPTNQSEHYILFPSNIPVFPSPTESHCSDQSSPFSSQLNTIVETKETPNESVGATVQPIKVQNNKDAIYSQIQQRSKNESTTCCSSFRSPPTSPKVLKNGLRLPGIGEYRNLENQKPDTNEYQNLNGSTVAELPNQNKVENGNAHLENNENHNYINV
- the LOC119651770 gene encoding phosphoinositide 3-kinase adapter protein 1 isoform X5; protein product: MDDILIITAKHSERAILWANFLKTRFDKITKQRGRKPFNFLHIKIDDGTLTPSLIQTCQTTPLQIVIICPALMALSQTVLSSQLSVILNIEKVLAILIEVSMNKVLETHKEAFPYFRKWRKCEVTTNDQSLIGNILGIATDILGRALCQRPPCQESAGQPLKAAGNGEAFTVTPRKVKIGQNKILALLTDPLTKDDWIKITIVKGGEVIDVMTFKRRNPYTLQFTVPETCMEISTMVEIRIEKNGQDLGSRPVKCESRLRELEQLLRSQDSPLEFMCHSLSMPSTDRDALDQHLLQCFQRNMPPNFHLLGGPYEKQNHITALKDTNAEEYPTLLHFAAKWGLSRLAIQLLECPGGDAACEIRNYSGKTPSEMAEQGGFPKLANSLKDFVQMQELTTIYHRCINYTPQNKVIIDAKPEPPKLVEGKLLANQMNGNAESQAEYMEMNSSSSEGEAAAMPETLAVENLNYINIDTTDSCNLQTSEENIKKGDQVKIIESTEMVSNELRINEPPYYESKDSNNKCDKFSTECLNVLENCSSGQSSSQSYYILQPSNIPVPESVAPIQQQSSYYLTQPSNRPIETNNYINGSVQNHDLNRRSDESDSHFKLVFEKKKPEPLKINNGTLKRTGSDASKGNADDELAEIMYDFKNNVLTIREVEQLVEKWKNRNDVKQSFKEKQEQIERMREEYDRIQEQLKERLKRPTPFERVKKLFSRNKPSKPVQTEEVDEMKTSVTSFQSSSQRPTSSLSMQSLSSLSSSGRMSTGSACSGTSLGDSGTHSDHEDRRQIYNCRLGNPGSLLDNYLVPPAPRPVLTPASTPTPVEEKDRLIFTSNSRTTTPTNQSEHYILFPSNIPVFPSPTESHCSDQSSPFSSQLNTIVETKETPNESVGATVQPIKVQNNKDAIYSQIQQRSKNESTTCCSSFRSPPTSPKVLKNGLRLPGIGEYRNLENQKPDTNEYQNLNGSTVAELPNQNKVENGNAHLENNENHNYINV
- the LOC119651770 gene encoding phosphoinositide 3-kinase adapter protein 1 isoform X3, with the protein product MLLLARHLAKDNCQNTNMDDILIITAKHSERAILWANFLKTRFDKITKQRGRKPFNFLHIKIDDGTLTPSLIQTCQTTPLQIVIICPALMALSQTVLSSQLSVILNIEKVLAILIEVSMNKVLETHKEAFPYFRKWRKCEVTTNDQSLIGNILGIATDILGRALCQRPPCQESAGQPLKAAGNGEAFTVTPRKVKIGQNKILALLTDPLTKDDWIKITIVKGGEVIDVMTFKRRNPYTLQFTVPETCMEISTMVEIRIEKNGQDLGSRPVKCESRLRELEQLLRSQDSPLEFMCHSLSMPSTDRDALDQHLLQCFQRNMPPNFHLLGGPYEKQNHITALKDTNAEEYPTLLHFAAKWGLSRLAIQLLECPGGDAACEIRNYSGKTPSEMAEQGGFPKLANSLKDFVQMQELTTIYHRCINYTPQNKVIIDAKPEPPKLVEGKLLANQMNGNAESQAEYMEMNSSSSEGEAAAMPETLAVENLNYINIDTTDSCNLQTSEENIKKGDQVKIIESTEMVSNELRINEPPYYESKDSNNKCDKFSTECLNVLENCSSGQSSSQSYYILQPSNIPVPESVAPIQQQSSYYLTQPSNRPIETNNYINGSVQNHDLNRRSDESDSHFKLVFEKKKPEPLKINNGTLKRTGSDASKGNADDELAEIMYDFKNNVLTIREVEQLVEKWKNRNDVKQSFKEKQEQIERMREEYDRIQEQLKERLKRPTPFERVKKLFSRNKPSKPVQTEEVDEMKTSVTSFQSSSQRPTSSLSMQSLSSLSSSGRMSTGSACSGTSLGDSGTHSDHEDRRQIYNCRLGNPGSLLDNYLVPPAPRPVLTPASTPTPVEEKDRLIFTSNSRTTTPTNQSEHYILFPSNIPVFPSPTESHCSDQSSPFSSQLNTIVETKETPNESVGATVQPIKVQNNKDAIYSQIQQRSKNESTTCCSSFRSPPTSPKVLKNGLRLPGIGEYRNLENQKPDTNEYQNLNGSTVAELPNQNKVENGNAHLENNENHNYINV
- the LOC119651770 gene encoding phosphoinositide 3-kinase adapter protein 1 isoform X4 is translated as MDSEDDLCCDNCQNTNMDDILIITAKHSERAILWANFLKTRFDKITKQRGRKPFNFLHIKIDDGTLTPSLIQTCQTTPLQIVIICPALMALSQTVLSSQLSVILNIEKVLAILIEVSMNKVLETHKEAFPYFRKWRKCEVTTNDQSLIGNILGIATDILGRALCQRPPCQESAGQPLKAAGNGEAFTVTPRKVKIGQNKILALLTDPLTKDDWIKITIVKGGEVIDVMTFKRRNPYTLQFTVPETCMEISTMVEIRIEKNGQDLGSRPVKCESRLRELEQLLRSQDSPLEFMCHSLSMPSTDRDALDQHLLQCFQRNMPPNFHLLGGPYEKQNHITALKDTNAEEYPTLLHFAAKWGLSRLAIQLLECPGGDAACEIRNYSGKTPSEMAEQGGFPKLANSLKDFVQMQELTTIYHRCINYTPQNKVIIDAKPEPPKLVEGKLLANQMNGNAESQAEYMEMNSSSSEGEAAAMPETLAVENLNYINIDTTDSCNLQTSEENIKKGDQVKIIESTEMVSNELRINEPPYYESKDSNNKCDKFSTECLNVLENCSSGQSSSQSYYILQPSNIPVPESVAPIQQQSSYYLTQPSNRPIETNNYINGSVQNHDLNRRSDESDSHFKLVFEKKKPEPLKINNGTLKRTGSDASKGNADDELAEIMYDFKNNVLTIREVEQLVEKWKNRNDVKQSFKEKQEQIERMREEYDRIQEQLKERLKRPTPFERVKKLFSRNKPSKPVQTEEVDEMKTSVTSFQSSSQRPTSSLSMQSLSSLSSSGRMSTGSACSGTSLGDSGTHSDHEDRRQIYNCRLGNPGSLLDNYLVPPAPRPVLTPASTPTPVEEKDRLIFTSNSRTTTPTNQSEHYILFPSNIPVFPSPTESHCSDQSSPFSSQLNTIVETKETPNESVGATVQPIKVQNNKDAIYSQIQQRSKNESTTCCSSFRSPPTSPKVLKNGLRLPGIGEYRNLENQKPDTNEYQNLNGSTVAELPNQNKVENGNAHLENNENHNYINV